The Triplophysa dalaica isolate WHDGS20190420 chromosome 5, ASM1584641v1, whole genome shotgun sequence genome window below encodes:
- the LOC130421470 gene encoding leucine-rich repeat neuronal protein 3, whose protein sequence is MKDISFADYLLVGLAASTYVFAAEEKLDCPKLCVCEIRPWFSPSSVYMEAPTVDCNDQGLFSLPIKLPADTQVILLQTNNIAKIENPLDYLPNITEIDLSQNNLSSISDVNMGRLPQLLSLHMEENWIRALPDNSLSQLTNLQELYLNHNQISFISPEAFRGLQSLLRLHLNSNLLQSISSEWFEPLPNLEILMIGENPILYIENMSFKPLRNLRSLVLTRMNLSQIPDDALVGLDNLESISFYDNALPKVPHGALRPLKSLKFLDLNKNPIGRIQRGDFADMLHLKELGINSMPELVSIDSFALNNLPELTKIEATNNPRLSYIHPNAFYRLPRLETLMLNGNALSALHRITVESLPNLREVSMHSNPIRCDCVVRWMNMNKTNIRFMEPDSLFCVEPPEYEGQHVRQVHFREMMEICLPLISSESLPTQISMNSGRSLSLHCRAFAEPEPDIYWVTPSGKKVIPNVVADRFYMHPEGTLDIYDITKKEAGLYTCVAHNLVGADLKSVSVEVNGYFPQPVNDSLAVNIQSVQTNSVLISWEATHGSLAPNIKWYTMPGANYPTVAFTARVPSDVTTYNLTHLSPATEYKVCVDIHNIHYKHDTKCVTVITKGLEQAIPDSERWDMALMAAFGVLFAVLAVACFLIYGFMRNHFSYGNLSRYPSKMALVSETSLQSPFTRLWISGKGMPAAVEVQATVINVSDNAF, encoded by the coding sequence ATGAAGGACATATCATTTGCGGATTATTTGCTGGTAGGGCTTGCAGCATCTACCTATGTATTTGCTGCAGAAGAGAAACTTGACTGTCCTAAGCTTTGCGTTTGTGAAATCAGACCCTGGTTTTCACCCAGCTCTGTCTATATGGAGGCTCCCACGGTTGACTGCAATGACCAGGGACTTTTTTCCCTGCCCATTAAACTGCCTGCTGATACACAAGTCATTTTACTTCAGACCAACAACATTGCTAAAATCGAGAACCCTTTGGATTACCTTCCCAATATTACAGAGATTGATCTCTCACAAAACAACCTGTCCTCGATAAGTGATGTCAACATGGGCAGACTCCCTCAACTTTTGTCCCTGCACATGGAAGAAAACTGGATACGTGCCCTACCAGATAACAGCCTGTCCCAACTGACCAACCTACAGGAGCTCTACCTAAATCATAATCAGATTTCCTTCATTTCTCCGGAGGCTTTCCGTGGCCTCCAGAGCTTGCTAAGACTACATCTCAACTCCAACCTGCTTCAAAGCATCAGCAGTGAATGGTTTGAGCCCCTACCAAATTTGGAAATCCTAATGATTGGGGAAAATCCTATCCTGTATATAGAGAATATGAGTTTTAAGCCTCTGAGGAACCTACGCAGCCTGGTCCTTACTAGAATGAACTTGTCACAGATACCAGATGATGCACTGGTGGGCCTTGACAATCTGGAAAGTATCTCGTTCTACGATAATGCGCTTCCCAAGGTTCCTCACGGTGCCCTCAGGCCTCTTAAGAGCCTCAAGTTTTTAGACCTTAACAAGAACCCTATCGGACGAATTCAAAGGGGCGACTTTGCGGACATGCTCCATCTTAAAGAGCTGGGCATTAACAGCATGCCTGAGTTGGTGTCTATCGATAGTTTTGCCCTCAACAACCTCCCAGAGCTGACTAAAATTGAAGCCACCAACAACCCTAGACTGTCCTACATCCATCCGAATGCTTTCTACAGGCTGCCAAGGCTGGAAACTCTAATGCTGAATGGTAACGCTTTAAGTGCTCTGCATAGGATCACCGTGGAGTCCCTTCCAAATCTCCGGGAGGTCAGCATGCACTCTAACCCTATCCGCTGTGACTGCGTCGTGCGGTGGATGAACATGAACAAGACTAACATCCGTTTTATGGAGCCTGACTCGCTGTTCTGCGTGGAACCCCCAGAGTATGAAGGTCAGCACGTACGGCAAGTACACTTCAGAGAGATGATGGAGATCTGTCTGCCTCTCATCTCTTCTGAAAGCCTCCCCACACAAATCAGCATGAACAGCGGCAGATCTTTGTCTCTCCACTGCCGTGCCTTTGCTGAACCCGAGCCAGACATTTACTGGGTGACTCCATCTGGGAAAAAAGTCATCCCAAATGTTGTCGCAGACAGATTCTACATGCACCCTGAAGGCACCCTCGATATTTATGACATCACTAAAAAGGAGGCTGGATTGTACACCTGCGTGGCACACAATCTTGTCGGGGCAGACCTAAAATCTGTCTCAGTGGAGGTGAATGGATACTTCCCACAGCCTGTTAATGACTCGCTGGCTGTCAACATCCAATCTGTACAAACCAACTCTGTGTTGATTTCTTGGGAAGCCACTCATGGCAGCCTGGCACCAAACATTAAGTGGTACACAATGCCTGGTGCAAACTATCCAACGGTGGCATTCACAGCTCGGGTGCCATCTGACGTGACCACGTATAACCTTACACATCTCAGCCCCGCTACAGAATACAAAGTGTGCGTGGACATTCACAACATCCACTATAAACATGACACCAAGTGCGTCACCGTCATAACTAAAGGATTAGAACAAGCCATACCAGACTCGGAGAGATGGGACATGGCACTGATGGCTGCTTTTGGTGTGCTTTTCGCTGTGCTCGCAGTCGCTTGCTTTCTGATATACGGCTTCATGAGGAACCACTTCTCTTATGGAAATCTGAGCCGATACCCATCTAAAATGGCTCTCGTGTCTGAGACCAGTCTACAATCTCCCTTTACAAGGCTTTGGATTTCTGGTAAAGGGATGCCAGCTGCTGTTGAGGTTCAAGCCACGGTCATAAATGTGTCGGACAACGCCTTTTAA